The Silene latifolia isolate original U9 population chromosome X, ASM4854445v1, whole genome shotgun sequence genome contains the following window.
CGTAACACCAGCTCCTCATTGAGAACAACATCTCCAACTGTCTTAACTAGTTTCACAGTACCATCAGGAAGGGTGATTTTAATAGGATTAACCAAAGATCTTATGGATTGGAAAAGATTCTGATCATATGTCATATGATCAGAAGCACCAGAGTCAAAAATCCAGGAATAACAATCAGCAGTTTCATTTTCTACTATTGCATTAACAACAGTAGTAGCAAGAGATATACCTGCAAAATTCACAGAATGTGAACTTTGAGATTGAGATCCCTTAGCATGAAACTCTGGAACATCTCCTGACTTGACAGCCTTAACAAGTTGCTTGAATATAGCCTTCATCATAGCAGGATTAACCTGTATCTCTTCATCATCAGAGTGATCTTCCTCTTCAAGTGGAGTATCACCTTCAACATTAGCTGCATATTTCTGTCCACCAGCAAAACCTCTGTTGTTTCTTTGACCAGGAAAACCATGAAGCTGATAGCAACGAGTGACAGTATGTCCATCTCTGTTGCAGTAAGTACATGTCATCTTGGGCCTCTTATTGTAGTCATCATCAGACTCAACCTTCTGATTATAGCCATTATTTGCTCCACCAGAATTATAAGCAGGTTTCTTATAGCCACTATTGTAATTTGCAGCAGCATATTCCTTCTTGTAACCATTACTGTTGTGACCAGTTTGCTTCTGAGAATTACTTCCAACAGCACCATCATTAGGATACTTCTGATGATTATGCTTTGGATAATAAGATTTGTTAGCTGCAAGAGCCATTTCTTCATTCATAGGAGCTTTGCCTTTATCACTATTGCTGATACTCTTTTGCATTTCAATTTGCTGAATGCGAAAGAAAGCCTGATTGACTGTTGGTAGTGGATCTGAAGCAAGTATCTGACTCCTGACAGTTTCATACTTCTTATCCAGTCCCATGAGAAAGTCAATTAACCTGTGTCTATTATCTCTTTCCAGAACCTTCTTAAGAAGACTGCAAGAACACTTGCTCAAAGCTCCACACTCACAATCAGGTAAACCATCCAAACTCTGCAGGTCCTCCCAGACTGACTTCAATTTGCCGAAATAATCAGCTACAGATTGATTATTCTCTTGTATGGTGTACATCACATCTTTCCTTAATTGATAAAGAAAAGGCGCATTTGCCTGACTGTATCTCTCCTTGATTTCGTCCCAAAGTTGCTTAGATGACTGAACATAGAGTAAGCTTCCTGAGATTTCTGGAATCAAGGAGTGAAGAATCCAACACATGACATTGTAATCCACTCGGATCCAGTCTTGATAAGTAGCAGCTGTCTCCGCAGGCTTAGGATACTTTCCAGTGATGAAACCTAGCTTGTTTTTGGAAATGAGCGCCATTTTCACAGCACGAGACCACTGGAGGTAATGCTTGCCATTAAAAGGTGAAGAAACCAGATTTAAACCAGATATATCACCAGGAGCAAGATATAGAGGATCCTGCATACCGATAACAccaaagataataatggaattagCCGCATTTCGGAATTTGCCGCCATTGTTAATCAAGCTTGAAGAATTGAAAAATCAGAAATTTGTTGTTTTTGATGATAATTTGTGAAAAGAAAGTAAAATTTGttcgtttttgttgttgtttgtaatgCAGAAAATTTAAAGTAATTGCAGCGGAATTGTGAAACAAATTGATAACAATTGAACAGCGAATTTGCGTACGAAAGTATACAGAAACTGCTAGGATCACTCCTTGCAGCTCTGATACCATGCAGAAATGATGATCTTCATGGAAGCCATTAACATGAATTATGCAAGCTTGATTAGAAGTGTAGAAAGACAAAGTAAATGTTTGAGAGAATGATGTAAATAAACTGAGAAaaattgtattatgaaaactTAAGTTACAAACTATTATGTACAGGTATTTATATACAAGTAAGCTAACAAACTCTAACAAACAAATCTAGATATTTATTTTTGTAAGTTGACTAAAAGCTGTTGACTGTAACTGAATTCTGTTATGATGACTCATCAATGACTCATCATCATAACAGTTTATGACAGGCTGTCATTAGTCCCTGGAACCTTCCAGAACAGTCTATGATGGAAGCAGTAGGATAGGGAAGAAGATGATGCAGCTGAATGATGTAGGGTGTGATGCTCTTGCTGATCATATCTCCAATACTCCGAAACACGTATATTAGGTATGAAGGATATCACGCTTTAGTGTTCTATGTTGGCGAAAAAAtaataaatgtaatttattttataaattaagGAGGTACTCCATTTATAATCAATTGGTTTTGACTTTTGAGATGAAATCTAGCTTCTTAGAGTTATGAAACGCATACTCTCTCCTCATCAATAGGCAAGGCACAGTTCTATATGCGAATTTAAGAtgcatggtatcagagcctatagTTATGTGACCTGGCTTGCGAAGCGAAATTGGGCGCCATAAATTGACGAGTTCGAAAAACGATGGCGTTCTCGTTCACGGAACACTTATCAGGTCCGAAAAGCGACGATGTTCCCGTCCAACGTAACAAGTTCGAAAAGAATAGCGTTCCTGTTGATTGATGGAGAAAAAGAGAAGTGTAATCTACTTTATAAATGAAAAAGCTACTCCAGCCGTTGTTAGTTGATTTTGGGATGCAAGCGAACTAGTTAGACAATAAAAAAAAAGCGGATCAAAATAGTTCAAAAAGTCTTGAATTATCCGAATAAAATTAACATGTTCGAAACCAGTATAAAATCGTTGGATCTATCAAAGTGGCCAAGACAAGGATTTGTCTAGTTTTGTATaatttatcaaattttattttatttgttttctaAAGGATGAAATTTGGGCTCGTTGagtattatttatttaattaaaggGTTGGTGGCGGGTTGGGTTGTGATAGTAGCTGGCGCGGTGGCC
Protein-coding sequences here:
- the LOC141620932 gene encoding uncharacterized protein LOC141620932 encodes the protein MISKSITPYIIQLHHLLPYPTASIIDCSGSLFTSFSQTFTLSFYTSNQACIIHVNGFHEDHHFCMVSELQGVILAVSDPLYLAPGDISGLNLVSSPFNGKHYLQWSRAVKMALISKNKLGFITGKYPKPAETAATYQDWIRVDYNVMCWILHSLIPEISGSLLYVQSSKQLWDEIKERYSQANAPFLYQLRKDVMYTIQENNQSVADYFGKLKSVWEDLQSLDGLPDCECGALSKCSCSLLKKVLERDNRHRLIDFLMGLDKKYETVRSQILASDPLPTVNQAFFRIQQIEMQKSISNSDKGKAPMNEEMALAANKSYYPKHNHQKYPNDGAVGSNSQKQTGHNSNGYKKEYAAANYNSGYKKPAYNSGGANNGYNQKVESDDDYNKRPKMTCTYCNRDGHTVTRCYQLHGFPGQRNNRGFAGGQKYAANVEGDTPLEEEDHSDDEEIQVNPAMMKAIFKQLVKAVKSGDVPEFHAKGSQSQSSHSVNFAGISLATTVVNAIVENETADCYSWIFDSGASDHMTYDQNLFQSIRSLVNPIKITLPDGTVKLVKTVGDVVLNEELVLRNVLYLPEFKHHLMSVGRLLHDTGLQATFTDTGCILQDPTTKRKVCVGQKLAGVFRIRFTKNKANCGKSCFSSIASHTACAASPSFHKADVHLAHSRLGHVSLSKLLHVPMYSAINKTQNFHCDTCIMSKHHKLPFPVSHSLATTPFALIHVDLWGPYRIKSITGASYFFTIVDDHTRVTWTSLLKDKTEVAQTIVHFLAYVHTRFGPKSKSLEVTMEYIASLNVFVMGVYEPSSYAQAKDDPNWQEAMNKELQALEDNHTWILTTLPPGKKAIGAKWVYKVNVRTLIAIAAIKGWHLHQLDINNAFLHGFLDEEVYMEVPQGYSKHQPHQVCLLKRSLYGLKQASRQWNLELTKFLKQQGFEQSTEDYSLFLKNGKQGEFMAVLVYVDDLLITGNDESGISHLKTLLDQAFTIKDLGFLRYFLGIEVSRSQSGILLNQRKYISDILTDTQMINCKTVPFPFPRGIKLSIDEGDLLSNPEDYRRLVGRLLYLNLTRPDISYSVQQLSQFLSAPRLPHMQTLHLVKYLKHTLHYGLFYSSMHTVLTSYCDG